CATAGAGACAAGAACGAACTCACACGGAGACACAGGGAACACGAAGATTGAATCCTCCGGAACAGAATGCGATAGGAAGCATCATTGTGGATTGCGCGGTGGCGCTTCATCGAGAGACGGGTCCCGGGCTGTTGGAAACAGTGTACGAAGCGGTTCTTGCACGCGATTTGGAGGCCCGGGGTCTGCGCGTGGCGCGGCAAGTTCCCATCCCCATCGAGCTTCGCGGCATCCGGTTCGACGAAGGGTTTCGTGCGGACCTCATCGTGGAGGATACCGTTCTTGTGGAACTCAAATCCGTGGAGAAGGTGACGAAGGCACACCATAAGCAGCTGTTGACGTATCTGCGGTTGACGGGTATCAGACTCGGCTGTCTACTCGACTTCGGCGAGGCGTCGATGAGGAACGGCATTTCCCGCATCATAAACGGAGACGTCGCGTAGATTTCGCTTCCGCGCGCGCGCCATTTCTCCCATGTCCTTTGCGTTTTTGTGTGAGTTTCCCCAGTCGTCGTCTTTTCCGGATTAGGGGCCTGCATTTCGCTTGAAACCGCCCCAGCGGGATGATTACCATAACGTCTCCAGCGTCTCTTGTCGGAAGGTTCCGCCCTTCGCAGCCGTGATAAGGGCAGCGGGAATTACGAAGAGTTTTCACAAGTCAACGCTCAGCATGAAAGCCAAGGAGAGGAGTACTCATATGGCAGAACGAGTCTACAATTTCGCCGCGGGCCCGGCCGCTTTGCCCTTGCCGGCTCTCGAGGAGGCCCGCGAGCACTTTCTGGTGTTGCCGGGGGCCGGGGCGTCGGTGATGGAGATCAGTCACCGGTCCAAAGAATTCCTGGCGATCATCGAGCAGGCCCAGCAGAATTTCCGTACCTTGCTCAACATCCCCGACAACTACCGCGTGCTTTTTCTTCAGGGCGGGGCATCTCTGCAATTCATCATGGCCCCCATGAACTTCCTCCAGAATTCCGGCAAACCCGCTGATTACGTCCTTACGGGTTCCTGGGGCAACAAGGCCATGAAGGAAGCCAAACGCGTAGGCAATGTTCGCGTCGCGTGGGAGGGGAAGGCCGAGAAATACGTTCGTGTGCCCAAGCAAGACGAATTGGACCTGGATCCCGGCGCGGCGTATGTGCACTTCACGTCGAACGAGACCATTGAAGGCGTCGAGTTTTTCGAAGAGCCCGACACGGGGAGCGTGCCGCTGTTCTGCGACGCCTCGTCAGACATTCTGTCGCGGCCGATTGACGTTTCGAAGTATGGGATTCTCTACGCCGGCGCCCAGAAAAATGTCGGCCCGTCGGGTGTAGCCGTGGTTATCATCAGCGACGAGATGCTGGCACGCGTGCCGGAGAACCTCCCGGCGATGCTGGATTACAAGAACATAGCCGAGAACGCCTCACTTTACAATACCCCGCCGACCTTCACCATCTACATGGTCATGCTCGTGACCAAATGGCTCATCGAAGAGATCGGCGGTTTGGACAAGATGTATGCGATCAACAAGCAGAAGGCCAAGATGCTGTACGACGTCATCGATGGCAGCGGCGGCTTCTACAAAGGTCACTCGCAGGTCGATTGCCGTTCCATCATGAACGTTACGTTCCGCCTGCCCAGCGAGGAACTCGAGGCCGCGTTCATCAAGGAAGCCGGGGCCAATGGTCTTGCCTCGCTTAAAGGACACCGCTCCGTCGGGGGCTGCCGCGCATCCATCTACAACGCCGTTCCGGTTGAGGGCGTCAAGGCTCTAAGTGACTTCATGAAGGCCTTCATGTCCAGGAACGGATGATTTCGAGGGCGATTCTGTCGGTAATTCAAGCGCGCGGCGGCGTACAAGCCCCGCGCGCTCGTCTTATCACCAGCCGCTATGCTCCGTCTGGAGGCTTGTTCCCTGCCGCTGGAGCAAACCATTCGAGAGCCGGATCATCTGGCGCGAGACGGGTCACGTCCATCAGGTCCGCGATGAACTCGTCATTGTCGCCTGCCCGCTCGGGGTTCACGTATTCCCACACGATCTCTTTTTGGGGGGTGACCTCGAAGGCGCGGCCCCTGTTCGACTCCGTTATGAGCGTGTTGCCGTTCGGGAGCCGTTGGGCGGCTCCGCAGGTCTTCGTGAAGAACGGGTGCGCGGCGTCCCCCTCATATACCCACAACACTTCCTGGGTAAACGGATTCAGCTCGATAACCTTGGACGATTCGTCGGTGGCGAAGTTGTCGAATACGATGAGGTCGCCCTCGGACAGAAGCTGTGGATTATGCTGATGGCGCCACATGCTCGTCAGGCCCCACACCAGCGCCTGCTTTTCGGGCTCGAGGATTCCAACGAAGCTCTGCTCATGAAGGGAAATCAGGAGGTTTCCGCGTTTGAACGCGGACCCTTCAGCCTCAAATTGTCCGTCCAGCACCTGCAAATCGTTGGTGTGCAGGACGTCGATGGGCTGTTCTTTGCGTTTCAGCCATTCCGGCCGGATGATTTGGCGAAAAGGCGAGTTCATGACGCATTCGAAGACCGACACGCGGCGCAGCTCGGTTCCGTCGGGCTGCATGACGACGATGTCGTCGTCGTAACATGTGAGACTGGGGCTGATCTCGGGCAGAGTGCGCTGGTGTCGGCAAAGCGCAAGAACGGTGCCGTCGTCCCACGGCTTCGCCACGTGATGAAACATTTCGCGTTTTGCCCAGAGCACATTCGAGTCGCGATCGAGCTTGATCAGCCCCGAGTTCTCGAAAACCGCCAGAAGGTCCCCGTTGGGATACAGAAACGCACGGCGAAAGAAGCCCTGGTATTGAGACAAAGCCTCGGCGCCGGGCCATACCTCGTCGTACTTCTTCTGCCAGGCATGCAGGACGGTCCCGTCCATCGCCATGAGCGCGGCCTGGGCATCGTGCGCCGACAGAACCAGATTCAGCCCCGGCTGGGCGCGGCCGGCATCATGCACCGTCACGCCCTCTTGCGCTGGCGGCGCGGTGGACCCGCTGACGTATCCCAGCGCCATGATCTGCTGGAGCTGCTCTTCCTGTTCGGGGGATAGAACCGCGGCCCGATCGTTCGGCAACGGCCTTCTTACCTCCT
The sequence above is drawn from the Candidatus Hydrogenedentota bacterium genome and encodes:
- a CDS encoding GxxExxY protein, encoding MNPPEQNAIGSIIVDCAVALHRETGPGLLETVYEAVLARDLEARGLRVARQVPIPIELRGIRFDEGFRADLIVEDTVLVELKSVEKVTKAHHKQLLTYLRLTGIRLGCLLDFGEASMRNGISRIINGDVA
- the serC gene encoding 3-phosphoserine/phosphohydroxythreonine transaminase, translated to MAERVYNFAAGPAALPLPALEEAREHFLVLPGAGASVMEISHRSKEFLAIIEQAQQNFRTLLNIPDNYRVLFLQGGASLQFIMAPMNFLQNSGKPADYVLTGSWGNKAMKEAKRVGNVRVAWEGKAEKYVRVPKQDELDLDPGAAYVHFTSNETIEGVEFFEEPDTGSVPLFCDASSDILSRPIDVSKYGILYAGAQKNVGPSGVAVVIISDEMLARVPENLPAMLDYKNIAENASLYNTPPTFTIYMVMLVTKWLIEEIGGLDKMYAINKQKAKMLYDVIDGSGGFYKGHSQVDCRSIMNVTFRLPSEELEAAFIKEAGANGLASLKGHRSVGGCRASIYNAVPVEGVKALSDFMKAFMSRNG
- a CDS encoding arylsulfotransferase family protein: MKSAPDKPARFRVTRVLALIVILFIGALVGFVSALMVVWEAGGLAGAVQLVPEPIRKLAESKREEVRRPLPNDRAAVLSPEQEEQLQQIMALGYVSGSTAPPAQEGVTVHDAGRAQPGLNLVLSAHDAQAALMAMDGTVLHAWQKKYDEVWPGAEALSQYQGFFRRAFLYPNGDLLAVFENSGLIKLDRDSNVLWAKREMFHHVAKPWDDGTVLALCRHQRTLPEISPSLTCYDDDIVVMQPDGTELRRVSVFECVMNSPFRQIIRPEWLKRKEQPIDVLHTNDLQVLDGQFEAEGSAFKRGNLLISLHEQSFVGILEPEKQALVWGLTSMWRHQHNPQLLSEGDLIVFDNFATDESSKVIELNPFTQEVLWVYEGDAAHPFFTKTCGAAQRLPNGNTLITESNRGRAFEVTPQKEIVWEYVNPERAGDNDEFIADLMDVTRLAPDDPALEWFAPAAGNKPPDGA